The segment AAAGACAACCTAAACCTTCATGAAACTTCCTCACCACGATATCATTGTGATTGGTACGTCTGCCGGTGGCATGGCCGTTCTTTGTGAGCTGATGGACCAATTACCCGCCGATTTACCAGCCTCTATTTTTATAGTGCAGCACCTGGCCAGAAATTCTAATTCTGATGTGCTGGTAGAGCGCTTGAACAAAACGTCAAAGCTCACCTGCCACGTAGCAGAGCATGAATTAACCATTGAGCAGGGGCACGTGTACTTTGTGCCGCAAGACCACCACCTGCTGCTGCAGAAAGGCCGCATGCTGGTGACCAAAGGCCCCCGTGAGAACCTGTTTCGCCCCGCCATCGATCCGCTGTTCCGGTCGGCGGCGGCGGCTTACGGTCCGCGGGTGATCGGCATTGTGCTCACCGGTATGCTGCAAGACGGCACCGTGGGCATGGAAATGATCAAACGCGCCGGAGGTATTACGATGGTGCAGAAGCCTGAAGAAGCCGAGTACCCCGACATGCCCCAGAGCGTCTTGAATGAGATTGAGGTAGATTACGTGGTCACCATAGCTGAAATGGGCGAATTGCTGCAGGAACTGGTGTTTGTGCCCGCCTCCGCCACGGCCGAGATCCCCGAAGACATTGCCTACGAAGCTTCCATTGCTGAACGCCTCATGCTGGACACCGGCAACGGCGAAATTGAAGACACTGAACTCATGGGGCCCCGTTCCAATTTCTCGTGCCCCAGCTGTGGCGGCGCGTTGTGGGAAGTAAACAAAGGTAACGTGGTGCATTACCGGTGCCACGTTGGGCACTCCTTCACCCCAGACGCCTACCTCAACGCCAACGTAGAATCCATTGAAGAAACCCTCTGGATTGCCTTGCGCATGCTGGAGGAGCGCCGCACCATGCTCAGCGCCATGGCCGAACAGGACCGCCGCAAAGGCCACAACCACTGGTCAGAAGCGCAGGAGGAACGCGCCAATGAATTGAAACTGCACATTGCCCGCATCCGGCAGCTGCTCATGGCCAATGCCAACGCCAAGCACCGCTATGACTTGGATGGCGGAGAAAGAGAAGTAGGCTGATTGTGACCAAACAGAAAACCGGGCCTGAAACGTATGTTTCAGGCCCGGTTTTCTGTTTGGTGTTCTTATGCGTCTGAAGGCTGGTGGTGTTTATATAACCTGGTTAACTCAGGTACGCCGAGGGCGAACAAACCGGTATTTTCTTGGCTCCATTCTGCTTTTACCAGTTTTTAGCAGAAGCAAACAGGTCAGGTTTTTCCTGCTTAGGATATCAGTTCAAGGCCTGTTTTTAGGAAAAGAAGTGAAAAATGGACCTTTTCCCCTATAAACCTTCTATTCTTGAACTTAGGTTCTTTTGTGTTTGTACTAGTATCTCTTATATATCTCTGTGGTGAAATACGGAGAGAATTTTCAAGATAGTTACGTATTTATACAACTCTCCTGGA is part of the Rufibacter tibetensis genome and harbors:
- a CDS encoding chemotaxis protein CheB, producing the protein MKLPHHDIIVIGTSAGGMAVLCELMDQLPADLPASIFIVQHLARNSNSDVLVERLNKTSKLTCHVAEHELTIEQGHVYFVPQDHHLLLQKGRMLVTKGPRENLFRPAIDPLFRSAAAAYGPRVIGIVLTGMLQDGTVGMEMIKRAGGITMVQKPEEAEYPDMPQSVLNEIEVDYVVTIAEMGELLQELVFVPASATAEIPEDIAYEASIAERLMLDTGNGEIEDTELMGPRSNFSCPSCGGALWEVNKGNVVHYRCHVGHSFTPDAYLNANVESIEETLWIALRMLEERRTMLSAMAEQDRRKGHNHWSEAQEERANELKLHIARIRQLLMANANAKHRYDLDGGEREVG